Proteins encoded by one window of Dendropsophus ebraccatus isolate aDenEbr1 chromosome 4, aDenEbr1.pat, whole genome shotgun sequence:
- the PRR33 gene encoding proline-rich protein 33 — MLLTVTPLEDPGPPSPVPPPTPPKPRKDNAKLQRLLRKAAKRSVQASPTLTSKSYRSTLSPVSEGDLENLEPATSQKNKKPPPLNLPPRFQMKGVTHRAPSPYPKQKFTFTVSEQQSLSQYLSPSPVPDAPSPQPFRCSSPNIQFLYPQGGNTPDRLSPRVIANSSPRPCTPQTIETSPKQPPVPQLQVLPSPAIVIHEAHGNDGEPLSSNKNETVNKTQIDGLSTPKCEDTKLPAGSSFHISIPDQQELTFKPSASCSLQNEPTKLVSTLTPSKVTDKEIVHDISKVVEIPNIVSTNSLRTTSVNQALPTGTVKQPEITVTTVSVEVTISPKSTGTTPVTSSTDKLDMVPKTEQTTILKPPEKPKPPRKKPGGGWARLVKHLVVEPEEITFPEPQKTEDKTEKSVGEKKAATEGTPQSKTNRANKMWDALLYHMATANKEQEKPGSTPGSTAPPQLPFFRSRLPLLLHRPRFDARKLKEAASRPLRRVTAFFHRRVAEKETSSSFNRTASGWSIHGEEAKQEDEKKAVDGDMKQ, encoded by the coding sequence ATGCTGCTTACAGTGACCCCACTGGAGGATCCAGGCCCTCCGTCCCCTGTTCCTCCACCGACTCCCCCAAAGCCACGTAAAGACAATGCAAAACTTCAGCGCCTCCTACGGAAAGCTGCAAAGAGAAGTGTCCAAGCTTCTCCAACATTGACCTCAAAATCCTACCGTTCAACTCTCTCTCCTGTCAGTGAAGGTGACTTGGAAAATCTAGAACCTGCAACTTCCCAGAAAAACAAAAAGCCTCCTCCTCTTAACCTGCCACCACGATTTCAGATGAAGGGAGTAACCCATCGTGCTCCATCTCCCTACCCCAAACAGAAGTTCACCTTTACTGTAAGTGAGCAACAAAGCCTCAGCCAGTATCTGAGTCCAAGCCCCGTTCCAGATGCCCCATCACCTCAACCTTTTAGATGTAGCTCCCCTAATATTCAGTTCCTTTATCCACAAGGAGGTAACACCCCTGATCGTTTATCACCAAGGGTCATTGCCAACAGCAGTCCAAGACCTTGCACACCACAAACCATAGAAACATCTCCAAAACAGCCACCTGTGCCTCAGCTACaagtcttaccttcccctgctaTAGTCATACATGAGGCACATGGAAACGACGGAGAACCTCTTTCCTCAAATAAAAATGAGACTGTGAATAAAACACAAATTGATGGACTTTCCACACCAAAATGCGAGGACACTAAATTACCAGCAGGTTCTAGCTTTCACATATCTATACCCGATCAGCAGGAGCTCACATTCAAACCCAGTGCTAGTTGTAGTTTACAAAATGAACCTACAAAGCTGGTGTCTACATTGACACCTTCAAAGGTGACAGATAAAGAGATTGTTCATGATATTTCTAAGGTTGTTGAGATTCCAAACATTGTGTCAACTAACAGCTTGAGAACAACAAGTGTGAATCAGGCCCTACCTACAGGCACAGTTAAACAGCCAGAAATCACTGTTACAACAGTGTCCGTCGAAGTTACCATTTCTCCCAAATCAACTGGGACTACCCCTGTAACCTCAAGTACAGACAAGTTAGACATGGTTCCCAAGACAGAGCAGACAACCATCTTGAAACCACCAGAGAAACCTAAGCCACCTAGGAAGAAGCCAGGTGGAGGATGGGCAAGACTTGTCAAGCACCTTGTGGTTGAGCCAGAAGAGATAACATTTCCTGAGCCACAAAAAACAGAGGACAAAACTGAGAAATCAGTAGGGGAGAAAAAAGCCGCTACTGAAGGGACTCCACAAAGCAAAACAAATCGCGCCAACAAGATGTGGGATGCTTTACTGTACCATATGGCCACAGCAAATAAGGAGCAAGAGAAGCCTGGGTCAACACCTGGGTCAACAGCTCCCCCACAACTTCCTTTTTTCCGCTCCCGTTTACCCCTTCTCCTGCATAGGCCTAGGTTTGATGCCAGAAAGCTAAAAGAAGCGGCATCACGGCCCCTACGTAGAGTGACCGCATTCTTCCACAGGAGAGTTGCAGAGAAAGAAACGTCAAGTAGTTTTAACAGGACAGCATCTGGGTGGAGCATACATGGGGAGGAGGCAAAGCAAGAGGATGAGAAGAAAGCAGTGGATGGTGATATGAAACAGTGA
- the LSP1 gene encoding lymphocyte-specific protein 1 isoform X1, translating into MSDNEDTQRSEACDETFQEKLEETERLTTQWSVEDEEEAARERRRRERQQQYLGSEGQSPEDGDGEGCTASDEHMGLKPSGPWETEEDEGFSDWSQKLEQRKLKAQAAEEREEFRQQEEEQSGVVGNAQEDAGDQQPKAEEEEDEGTSRYEAVEVNDEGDTCNYEHSSHETVTSNQWETRESNDNEEENRTPSPYPREEPQSFEQERGREEDRYEPYNDQRESHRWQSEEVKSQAVSSDGEDIEDITVKVTERAEVLNRSIQKSNSIKRSEPPLPINKIDDRLELYTHAIETSSKKDRLVRTPSLELLSPADAVANKKNLWESGEVTTASKSSPCKDTEGINIGVSEMINQWGKGKSEPDQQLTSPKVPEVKPGDVLSKKSLWEQNAKSAQSNKSMMPKYKFVPTGHGKYEKVRVEEP; encoded by the exons ATTGACAACTCAATGGAGTGTGGAAGATGAGGAGGAAGCTGCCAGGGAGCGGCGCAGAAGAGAACGGCAGCAGCAGTATTTGGGCAGCGAGGGCCAGTCTCCAGAGGATGGTGATGGCGAGGGCTGCACTGCATCGGATGAGCA TATGGGGCTGAAGCCATCTGGACCCTGGGAAACTGAGGAAGATGAGGGATTTAGTGACTGGTCACAGAAGCTGGAGCAGAGGAAGCTAAAAGCTCAGGCCGCAGAAGAAAGGGAGGAATTCAGACAACAGGAAGAAGAACAGAGCGGGGTTGTAGGAAATGCACAGGAAGATGCTGGAGACCAACAGCCTAAagcagaagaggaagaagatgaaGGGACTTCTCGCTATGAAGCAGTTGAG GTGAATGATGAAGGAGATACTTGCAACTACGAGCACAGCAGCCATGAGACAGTCACATCCAACCAATGGGAAACAAG AGAATCTAATGACAATGAAGAAGAGAACAGAACACCTAGTCCATATCCAAGGGAAGAGCCTCAAAGCTTTGAGCAAGAAAGAGGAAGGGAAGAAGATAGATATGAGCCTTACAATGATCAG AGAGAGTCACACAGATGGCAGTCTGAAGAAGTGAAAAGCCAGGCAGTGAGCAGCGATGGAGAGGACATTGAAGACATTACAGTAAAG GTTACAGAGAGAGCAGAGGTTCTGAACCGCTCCATCCAGAAGAG CAATAGCATTAAGAGAAGCGAGCCACCTCTCCCAATAAACAAGATTGATGACCGCCTGGAGCTGTACACACATGCTATAGAG ACATCCTCCAAGAAAGACCGCCTGGTTCGGACGCCATCTCTAGAACTGCTGAGTCCTGCTGATGCGGTAGCAAACAAAAAGAATCTGTGGGAGTCAGGGGAAGTTACCACAGCATCTAAGTCATCCCCTTGCAAG GACACAGAGGGCATAAATATCGGCGTATCAGAGATGATCAACCAGTGGGGTAAAGGAAAATCGGAACCAGACCAACAATTAACATCTCCAAAAGTCCCA GAGGTGAAGCCAGGAGATGTTCTCAGCAAAAAAAGTTTATGGGAGCAGAATGCCAAGTCAGCACAGAGTAATAAG AGCATGATGCCAAAATACAAGTTTGTTCCAACTGGACATGGAAAATATGAGAAGGTCAGGGTGGAGGAGCCTTGA
- the LSP1 gene encoding lymphocyte-specific protein 1 isoform X3 yields MSDNEDTQRSEACDETFQEKLEETESMGLKPSGPWETEEDEGFSDWSQKLEQRKLKAQAAEEREEFRQQEEEQSGVVGNAQEDAGDQQPKAEEEEDEGTSRYEAVEVNDEGDTCNYEHSSHETVTSNQWETRESNDNEEENRTPSPYPREEPQSFEQERGREEDRYEPYNDQRESHRWQSEEVKSQAVSSDGEDIEDITVKVTERAEVLNRSIQKSNSIKRSEPPLPINKIDDRLELYTHAIETSSKKDRLVRTPSLELLSPADAVANKKNLWESGEVTTASKSSPCKDTEGINIGVSEMINQWGKGKSEPDQQLTSPKVPEVKPGDVLSKKSLWEQNAKSAQSNKSMMPKYKFVPTGHGKYEKVRVEEP; encoded by the exons TATGGGGCTGAAGCCATCTGGACCCTGGGAAACTGAGGAAGATGAGGGATTTAGTGACTGGTCACAGAAGCTGGAGCAGAGGAAGCTAAAAGCTCAGGCCGCAGAAGAAAGGGAGGAATTCAGACAACAGGAAGAAGAACAGAGCGGGGTTGTAGGAAATGCACAGGAAGATGCTGGAGACCAACAGCCTAAagcagaagaggaagaagatgaaGGGACTTCTCGCTATGAAGCAGTTGAG GTGAATGATGAAGGAGATACTTGCAACTACGAGCACAGCAGCCATGAGACAGTCACATCCAACCAATGGGAAACAAG AGAATCTAATGACAATGAAGAAGAGAACAGAACACCTAGTCCATATCCAAGGGAAGAGCCTCAAAGCTTTGAGCAAGAAAGAGGAAGGGAAGAAGATAGATATGAGCCTTACAATGATCAG AGAGAGTCACACAGATGGCAGTCTGAAGAAGTGAAAAGCCAGGCAGTGAGCAGCGATGGAGAGGACATTGAAGACATTACAGTAAAG GTTACAGAGAGAGCAGAGGTTCTGAACCGCTCCATCCAGAAGAG CAATAGCATTAAGAGAAGCGAGCCACCTCTCCCAATAAACAAGATTGATGACCGCCTGGAGCTGTACACACATGCTATAGAG ACATCCTCCAAGAAAGACCGCCTGGTTCGGACGCCATCTCTAGAACTGCTGAGTCCTGCTGATGCGGTAGCAAACAAAAAGAATCTGTGGGAGTCAGGGGAAGTTACCACAGCATCTAAGTCATCCCCTTGCAAG GACACAGAGGGCATAAATATCGGCGTATCAGAGATGATCAACCAGTGGGGTAAAGGAAAATCGGAACCAGACCAACAATTAACATCTCCAAAAGTCCCA GAGGTGAAGCCAGGAGATGTTCTCAGCAAAAAAAGTTTATGGGAGCAGAATGCCAAGTCAGCACAGAGTAATAAG AGCATGATGCCAAAATACAAGTTTGTTCCAACTGGACATGGAAAATATGAGAAGGTCAGGGTGGAGGAGCCTTGA
- the LSP1 gene encoding lymphocyte-specific protein 1 isoform X2, with the protein MSTSLLRRDSSKKNLQNLLKLTTQWSVEDEEEAARERRRRERQQQYLGSEGQSPEDGDGEGCTASDEHMGLKPSGPWETEEDEGFSDWSQKLEQRKLKAQAAEEREEFRQQEEEQSGVVGNAQEDAGDQQPKAEEEEDEGTSRYEAVEVNDEGDTCNYEHSSHETVTSNQWETRESNDNEEENRTPSPYPREEPQSFEQERGREEDRYEPYNDQRESHRWQSEEVKSQAVSSDGEDIEDITVKVTERAEVLNRSIQKSNSIKRSEPPLPINKIDDRLELYTHAIETSSKKDRLVRTPSLELLSPADAVANKKNLWESGEVTTASKSSPCKDTEGINIGVSEMINQWGKGKSEPDQQLTSPKVPEVKPGDVLSKKSLWEQNAKSAQSNKSMMPKYKFVPTGHGKYEKVRVEEP; encoded by the exons ATGTCCACATCACTCCTGAGAAGAGACTCCAGCAAGAAGAACCTACAGAATTTACTAAA ATTGACAACTCAATGGAGTGTGGAAGATGAGGAGGAAGCTGCCAGGGAGCGGCGCAGAAGAGAACGGCAGCAGCAGTATTTGGGCAGCGAGGGCCAGTCTCCAGAGGATGGTGATGGCGAGGGCTGCACTGCATCGGATGAGCA TATGGGGCTGAAGCCATCTGGACCCTGGGAAACTGAGGAAGATGAGGGATTTAGTGACTGGTCACAGAAGCTGGAGCAGAGGAAGCTAAAAGCTCAGGCCGCAGAAGAAAGGGAGGAATTCAGACAACAGGAAGAAGAACAGAGCGGGGTTGTAGGAAATGCACAGGAAGATGCTGGAGACCAACAGCCTAAagcagaagaggaagaagatgaaGGGACTTCTCGCTATGAAGCAGTTGAG GTGAATGATGAAGGAGATACTTGCAACTACGAGCACAGCAGCCATGAGACAGTCACATCCAACCAATGGGAAACAAG AGAATCTAATGACAATGAAGAAGAGAACAGAACACCTAGTCCATATCCAAGGGAAGAGCCTCAAAGCTTTGAGCAAGAAAGAGGAAGGGAAGAAGATAGATATGAGCCTTACAATGATCAG AGAGAGTCACACAGATGGCAGTCTGAAGAAGTGAAAAGCCAGGCAGTGAGCAGCGATGGAGAGGACATTGAAGACATTACAGTAAAG GTTACAGAGAGAGCAGAGGTTCTGAACCGCTCCATCCAGAAGAG CAATAGCATTAAGAGAAGCGAGCCACCTCTCCCAATAAACAAGATTGATGACCGCCTGGAGCTGTACACACATGCTATAGAG ACATCCTCCAAGAAAGACCGCCTGGTTCGGACGCCATCTCTAGAACTGCTGAGTCCTGCTGATGCGGTAGCAAACAAAAAGAATCTGTGGGAGTCAGGGGAAGTTACCACAGCATCTAAGTCATCCCCTTGCAAG GACACAGAGGGCATAAATATCGGCGTATCAGAGATGATCAACCAGTGGGGTAAAGGAAAATCGGAACCAGACCAACAATTAACATCTCCAAAAGTCCCA GAGGTGAAGCCAGGAGATGTTCTCAGCAAAAAAAGTTTATGGGAGCAGAATGCCAAGTCAGCACAGAGTAATAAG AGCATGATGCCAAAATACAAGTTTGTTCCAACTGGACATGGAAAATATGAGAAGGTCAGGGTGGAGGAGCCTTGA